The following are encoded together in the Phyllopteryx taeniolatus isolate TA_2022b chromosome 21, UOR_Ptae_1.2, whole genome shotgun sequence genome:
- the LOC133470801 gene encoding cortexin domain-containing 1 protein-like, giving the protein MDHRAHPAPPLEVDVDLGFALFFLFLLCFFLLVTVVRCAQTVVDPYGSISTSTYQEEQIT; this is encoded by the coding sequence ATGGACCACAGGGCACATCCTGCGCCCCCGTTGGAGGTTGATGTGGATCTGGGCTTTgctctcttcttcctcttccttctGTGTTTCTTCCTGCTGGTGACGGTGGTGCGCTGTGCCCAGACGGTGGTCGACCCTTACGGTTCCATCTCCACCTCCACCTATCAGGAGGAGCAGATTACATGA
- the celf3a gene encoding CUGBP Elav-like family member 3 isoform X3: MNRPIQVKPADSESRGEDRKLFVGMLGKQQTDPDVRKMFEPFGSIEECTVLRGPDGTSKGCAFVKFQNNVEAQAAINALHGSRTLPGASSSLVVKFADSEKERGLRRMQQVASQLGVISPMTLHLGAYNAYTQALMQQQALVAQSAYLSPVATVAAVQMQQLAALNHSSIIATPLASITPSSGTSTPPSIAATPVPALPPPMAVSSYPSVAAPPNGQSATEALYTNGVHAYQAQSPVLDPLQQAYTGMQHYTATYPAAYSLVGQPFTHQPTLLAQQPQQPQQLQQREGPEGCNIFIYHLPQEFTDSEILQMFLPFGNVISAKVFVDRATNQSKCFGFVSFDNPSSAQTAIQAMNGFQIGMKRLKVQLKRPKDANRPY; the protein is encoded by the exons AAGACAGGAAGCTGTTTGTGGGCATGCTGGGAAAGCAGCAGACGGACCCTGACGTGAGAAAGATGTTTGAACCCTTTGGCAGCATCGAGGAGTGCACGGTGCTCCGTGGGCCCGATGGCACCAGCAAAG GGTGTGCATTTGTAAAGTTCCAGAACAACGTAGAGGCCCAGGCTGCTATCAACGCTCTGCACGGGAGTCGTACTCTACCA GGAGCGTCATCCAGTCTGGTCGTTAAGTTTGCCGATTCGGAGAAGGAGCGGGGGCTTCGGCGAATGCAGCAGGTGGCATCTCAGCTGGGAGTCATCAGTCCCATGACCCTGCACCTCGGGGCCTACAACGCCTACACGCAAGCT TTAATGCAGCAGCAGGCCCTGGTTGCCCAGTCAGCCTACCTCTCTCCTGTTGCCACGGTGGCGGCTGTTCAGATGCAACAGCTGGCTGCCCTCAACCACAGCAGCATCATCGCCACACCGCTCGCATCCATCACCCCCTCCTCAG GTACCAGCACTCCACCCTCCATTGCTGCCACACCCGTTCCTGCTCTGCCTCCGCCAATGGCGGTGAGCAGCTACCCCTCCGTGGCGGCACCCCCAAACGGCCAATCAGCAACTGAGGCCCTGTACACCAACGGGGTCCATGCCTATCAAG CTCAGAGTCCtgtgctggaccccctgcagcaAGCTTACACAGGCATGCAGCACTACACAG CCACCTATCCCGCTGCCTACAGCCTGGTGGGGCAGCCGTTCACCCACCAGCCCACTCTGCTAGCTCAGCAACCGCAGCAGCCGCAGCAGCTCCAACAACGCGAAG GTCCTGAAGGCTGCAACATCTTCATCTACCACCTGCCACAGGAGTTCACCGACTCTGAGAtcctgcagatgtttttgccCTTTGGAAATGTCATCTCGGCCAAGGTCTTTGTTGACCGCGCCACCAACCAAAGCAAATGCTTCG GTTTTGTGAGTTTTGACAACCCATCCAGTGCTCAGACTGCCATCCAGGCCATGAATGGCTTCCAAATAGGCATGAAGAGACTGAAAGTGCAGCTGAAGAGGCCCAAGGATGCCAACAGACCTTACTGA
- the celf3a gene encoding CUGBP Elav-like family member 3 isoform X4, translating to MNRPIQVKPADSESRGDRKLFVGMLGKQQTDPDVRKMFEPFGSIEECTVLRGPDGTSKGCAFVKFQNNVEAQAAINALHGSRTLPGASSSLVVKFADSEKERGLRRMQQVASQLGVISPMTLHLGAYNAYTQALMQQQALVAQSAYLSPVATVAAVQMQQLAALNHSSIIATPLASITPSSGTSTPPSIAATPVPALPPPMAVSSYPSVAAPPNGQSATEALYTNGVHAYQAQSPVLDPLQQAYTGMQHYTATYPAAYSLVGQPFTHQPTLLAQQPQQPQQLQQREGPEGCNIFIYHLPQEFTDSEILQMFLPFGNVISAKVFVDRATNQSKCFGFVSFDNPSSAQTAIQAMNGFQIGMKRLKVQLKRPKDANRPY from the exons ACAGGAAGCTGTTTGTGGGCATGCTGGGAAAGCAGCAGACGGACCCTGACGTGAGAAAGATGTTTGAACCCTTTGGCAGCATCGAGGAGTGCACGGTGCTCCGTGGGCCCGATGGCACCAGCAAAG GGTGTGCATTTGTAAAGTTCCAGAACAACGTAGAGGCCCAGGCTGCTATCAACGCTCTGCACGGGAGTCGTACTCTACCA GGAGCGTCATCCAGTCTGGTCGTTAAGTTTGCCGATTCGGAGAAGGAGCGGGGGCTTCGGCGAATGCAGCAGGTGGCATCTCAGCTGGGAGTCATCAGTCCCATGACCCTGCACCTCGGGGCCTACAACGCCTACACGCAAGCT TTAATGCAGCAGCAGGCCCTGGTTGCCCAGTCAGCCTACCTCTCTCCTGTTGCCACGGTGGCGGCTGTTCAGATGCAACAGCTGGCTGCCCTCAACCACAGCAGCATCATCGCCACACCGCTCGCATCCATCACCCCCTCCTCAG GTACCAGCACTCCACCCTCCATTGCTGCCACACCCGTTCCTGCTCTGCCTCCGCCAATGGCGGTGAGCAGCTACCCCTCCGTGGCGGCACCCCCAAACGGCCAATCAGCAACTGAGGCCCTGTACACCAACGGGGTCCATGCCTATCAAG CTCAGAGTCCtgtgctggaccccctgcagcaAGCTTACACAGGCATGCAGCACTACACAG CCACCTATCCCGCTGCCTACAGCCTGGTGGGGCAGCCGTTCACCCACCAGCCCACTCTGCTAGCTCAGCAACCGCAGCAGCCGCAGCAGCTCCAACAACGCGAAG GTCCTGAAGGCTGCAACATCTTCATCTACCACCTGCCACAGGAGTTCACCGACTCTGAGAtcctgcagatgtttttgccCTTTGGAAATGTCATCTCGGCCAAGGTCTTTGTTGACCGCGCCACCAACCAAAGCAAATGCTTCG GTTTTGTGAGTTTTGACAACCCATCCAGTGCTCAGACTGCCATCCAGGCCATGAATGGCTTCCAAATAGGCATGAAGAGACTGAAAGTGCAGCTGAAGAGGCCCAAGGATGCCAACAGACCTTACTGA
- the cers2a gene encoding ceramide synthase 2a has translation MLSRLSERLWADWIWFPGGFGWADMKDPNVVLPQLPDLWAFIPIAICFLVVRPIFESWIAVPLASLLGVRDKKRVSPPLNPLLEAHFCSISKQPTQSSLEKLSKQTDYSVRQVQRWFKQRRNQDRPSKIKKFQEASWRFTFYLFAFFAGLATLIDKPWFYNMTRMWDNFPKMPLLASQYWYYMIELGFYVSLLVSVASDVKRKDFKEQIVHHIATIVLIGFSWLVNYIRGGTLIMLAHDASDYLMESAKMFNYAGWKRTCNFIFVVFAVVFIITRLVIFPFCIIHATLVYPLTLYEPFFGFYFFNGLLLLLLALHVFWAALIVRMVIKFLPGNEIVEDERSDKEETESEEEDGSGERTRKLKNGHKNGHIHNGHTPLNNNRQKKY, from the exons ATGTTGTCTCGGCTAAGCGAGCGGCTATGGGCAGACTGGATTTGGTTTCCTGGAGGCTTTGGTTGGGCCGACATGAAGGACCCCAATGTCGTCCTACCTCAGTTACCAGACCTTTGGGCTTTCATCCCGATTGCCATCTGCTTCCTGGTTGTCAGACCGATATTTGAAAG CTGGATAGCGGTTCCTCTGGCGTCTCTGCTGGGAGTGAGGGACAAAAAGCGTGTTAGCCCTCCCTTGAATCCCTTACTGGAGGCCCACTTCTGCAGTATATCCAAGCAACCCACACAG AGCTCCTTAGAAAAGTTAAGTAAACAGACAGACTACTCCGTGCGACAGGTGCAACGATGGTTCAAGCAGCGGCGGAACCAGGACCGACCCAGCAAGATAAAAAAGTTTCAGGAAGCCAG TTGGAGATTTACCTTTTACCTTTTTGCTTTCTTTGCTGGCCTGGCAACCCTTATTGAT AAACCATGGTTCTATAATATGACGAGGATGTGGGATAACTTCCCAAAAATG CCACTCTTAGCATCTCAGTACTGGTACTACATGATTGAACTGGGCTTCTATGTATCCCTGCTTGTGAGCGTAGCGTCAGATGTCAAGCGTAAG GATTTCAAAGAGCAAATTGTTCACCATATTGCCACCATTGTGCTCATCGGTTTCTCCTGGCTGGTCAACTATATCAGGGGAGGGACTTTGATCATGTTAGCGCATGACGCCTCTGACTATCTCATGGAG TCGGCCAAGATGTTCAACTATGCAGGTTGGAAGAGGACGTGCAACTTCATATTCGTTGTCTTTGCTGTAGTTTTCATCATCACCCGCCTcgtcattttccctttctg CATCATACACGCTACGTTGGTGTACCCTCTGACCCTCTACGAGCCCTTCTTCGGCTTCTACTTCTTCAACggtctgctgctgttgctgctggcTCTGCACGTCTTCTGGGCGGCGCTCATAGTACGCATGGTCATCAAGTTCCTCCCCGGCAAT GAAATTGTTGAGGATGAACGGAGCGACAAAGAAGAGACCGAGTCAGAGGAAGAAGATGGCAGCGGCGAGCGGACCAGAAAGTTGAAAAATGGACACAAGAATGGTCACATTCACAATGGCCATACCCCGCTCAACAACAACCGCCAAAAAAAGTACTAA